The following are from one region of the Arthrobacter sp. TMP15 genome:
- the leuA gene encoding 2-isopropylmalate synthase: MRNTQKTSGMPTHRYLPFQDQISVALPDRTWPDKAITKAPRWCAVDLRDGNQALIDPMSPGRKMKMFALLVKMGFKEIEVGFPSASQTDFDFVRQLIEGGHIPDDVSIQVLTQAREHLIERTYESLIGAKSAIVHLYNSTSVLQRRVVFNQDEDGILDIALQGARLCKKYEETMGDTLITYEYSPESFTGTEPEYALRVCNAIADIFEASADNQVIINLPATVEMATPNVYADSIEWMSRNLHPREGIILSLHPHNDRGTGVAAAELGYLAGADRIEGCLFGNGERTGNVDLVTLGLNMFTQGIDPMLDFSDIDEIRRTVEYCNQLPVPERSPYGGDLVFTAFSGSHQDAIKKGFDAMAADAASAGVDVSQHTWAVPYLPVDPKDLGRSYEAVIRVNSQSGKGGVAYLLKNEHSLDLPRRAQIEFSGVIQQRTDTVGGEVSAAELWTVFKDEYLPGESADEQWGRYRIGPFTTSTDDDGEMSLTAKLLIDGVAHTRTGTGNGPIAALLAILAEDGMDVRVLDYSEHALSEGGDARAAAFVECAVGERVLWGVGIDSNTSTSSLKAVVSAVNRAIRDSQIV, translated from the coding sequence ATGCGAAATACGCAAAAAACTTCCGGAATGCCCACTCACCGCTATCTGCCATTTCAAGATCAAATCTCGGTGGCTCTGCCAGACCGTACATGGCCGGATAAAGCGATTACCAAGGCGCCGCGGTGGTGTGCTGTTGATCTGCGTGACGGCAATCAGGCGTTGATCGACCCCATGAGTCCCGGGCGCAAGATGAAAATGTTTGCGCTATTGGTGAAGATGGGCTTCAAGGAGATCGAAGTCGGTTTCCCTTCAGCCTCGCAAACAGACTTTGACTTTGTCCGCCAGCTCATTGAAGGCGGTCATATTCCCGATGATGTGAGCATTCAAGTGCTGACTCAGGCTCGCGAGCACCTGATTGAGCGGACCTACGAATCCCTGATCGGTGCCAAGAGCGCCATTGTGCACCTTTACAACTCCACGTCAGTGCTGCAGCGCCGTGTTGTGTTTAATCAAGACGAAGACGGCATCTTGGATATAGCTTTGCAGGGGGCCCGCCTTTGCAAAAAATACGAAGAGACGATGGGGGATACTCTCATCACTTACGAGTACTCTCCCGAATCCTTCACCGGCACTGAACCGGAATATGCGCTGCGCGTGTGCAATGCCATCGCAGATATTTTCGAAGCATCCGCTGACAATCAGGTGATCATCAACCTGCCGGCCACTGTGGAAATGGCCACCCCGAATGTTTACGCTGACTCCATAGAGTGGATGAGCCGGAACCTGCACCCGCGGGAAGGTATCATTTTGTCTTTGCACCCGCACAACGACCGCGGTACCGGTGTTGCTGCGGCCGAATTGGGTTACTTGGCAGGAGCGGACCGTATTGAGGGCTGCCTGTTTGGCAATGGGGAGCGTACAGGCAATGTTGACTTGGTGACTTTGGGCCTGAACATGTTCACCCAGGGCATTGACCCGATGCTCGACTTCTCCGACATAGATGAAATCCGCCGCACGGTTGAGTACTGCAACCAGCTTCCCGTCCCTGAGCGCTCACCCTACGGTGGTGACCTTGTCTTCACCGCGTTCTCCGGCTCCCACCAGGACGCGATCAAGAAAGGCTTCGACGCCATGGCCGCGGACGCTGCCTCTGCCGGAGTGGACGTTAGCCAGCACACCTGGGCTGTTCCTTACCTGCCTGTTGATCCCAAGGACCTGGGGCGGAGCTACGAGGCAGTCATCCGGGTGAACTCGCAATCCGGCAAGGGTGGAGTGGCCTACCTGCTCAAGAACGAGCACAGTCTTGACCTTCCTCGCCGCGCCCAGATCGAGTTCTCCGGTGTCATTCAGCAGCGCACCGACACAGTGGGTGGGGAAGTTAGCGCCGCAGAGCTGTGGACAGTGTTCAAGGACGAATACCTGCCCGGTGAAAGCGCCGATGAGCAGTGGGGCCGCTACCGTATTGGCCCATTCACCACCTCCACTGACGACGATGGTGAAATGAGCCTCACGGCCAAACTGTTGATCGACGGCGTGGCACACACCAGAACCGGTACAGGAAACGGACCCATCGCGGCGTTACTGGCCATTCTGGCGGAGGACGGTATGGATGTGCGAGTACTTGACTACTCCGAACACGCTCTCTCTGAAGGTGGCGACGCCCGGGCCGCTGCGTTTGTGGAGTGCGCGGTTGGGGAGCGAGTCCTTTGGGGTGTAGGCATTGACTCCAACACCTCAACCTCTTCACTGAAGGCAGTTGTTTCCGCTGTGAACCGCGCTATCCGGGACTCCCAGATCGTTTGA
- the ybeY gene encoding rRNA maturation RNase YbeY: protein MSIEVNNESGVEVRQEELVRLIRHILNAMFLHPQTEVSVILADVETMEKLHLEWMDEPGATDVLSFPMDELRPGTSSMSTPAGLLGDIVLCPVIAQEQASAAGHSMEDELLLLTTHGMLHLMGYDHGEPEEKEEMFGIQRELLSNFLGKDAPRETMQ, encoded by the coding sequence ATGAGCATCGAAGTAAACAATGAATCAGGCGTGGAGGTGCGCCAGGAAGAGCTAGTGAGGCTCATCAGGCACATTTTGAACGCCATGTTTTTGCACCCCCAAACAGAGGTGTCGGTTATCTTGGCAGATGTTGAAACCATGGAGAAACTCCACCTTGAATGGATGGATGAACCTGGCGCAACAGATGTGCTCTCATTCCCGATGGACGAACTGCGTCCGGGGACTTCCTCAATGAGTACCCCCGCTGGTCTGCTCGGCGATATTGTGTTGTGCCCCGTTATTGCCCAGGAACAAGCGAGCGCCGCCGGGCACTCCATGGAAGATGAATTGTTGCTGTTGACCACACACGGCATGCTGCACCTCATGGGCTACGACCACGGCGAACCGGAAGAAAAAGAAGAGATGTTTGGTATCCAGCGTGAACTACTCTCCAACTTCCTGGGCAAGGACGCTCCCCGGGAGACAATGCAGTGA
- a CDS encoding hemolysin family protein — protein sequence MTLVVLPVMGVLFTAMAAFLAAIESALNFFPRHDADSVSAHGPGASLEKVLAQPLVHINALRFWRVWCEMAAAVAVAIFLVGLLGNEWLAGLIATIVMAVLGFMLVGVSPRRLGRMHATTLIARTAWLVHILRRILGPIPQWLIRLGSIMTKDAASANDAFVSEEEFREFVDRASESEMIEDNEAELIHSVFDLGETMVRAVMVPRMDIVSINQNDALDDALEIFLNSGYSRIPVIGESADHILGILYLKDVVATLHRLGDEEARPLVEHLARSVRYVPESKPVDDLLKELQRESTHVAIVVDEYGGTAGLVTLEDLIEEIVGEIADEYDLVSPEVANLGDGKYRIKARMAVDEFGELFGKDIDDDEVDTVGGFLAKHLGKIPTLGSRVEVNGLLLVADRMEASRNRVSHVIASTIEPAENERTDSSNPTEEHHRSEHE from the coding sequence GTGACGCTAGTTGTTTTGCCGGTCATGGGAGTTCTCTTCACGGCCATGGCCGCGTTTTTAGCGGCCATCGAATCAGCGCTGAACTTCTTTCCACGACATGATGCCGACTCTGTGTCCGCACACGGTCCTGGGGCGTCTCTAGAAAAGGTGTTAGCCCAGCCGTTGGTGCACATCAACGCACTGCGTTTCTGGCGGGTGTGGTGTGAAATGGCCGCAGCCGTAGCAGTTGCCATCTTCCTTGTGGGGCTACTTGGCAACGAATGGCTAGCCGGGCTCATTGCCACGATCGTTATGGCAGTCCTGGGCTTCATGCTTGTGGGCGTTTCCCCGCGCAGACTTGGTCGAATGCATGCCACCACCCTTATTGCCCGGACGGCGTGGTTGGTGCATATTCTGCGTCGTATCTTAGGACCCATTCCCCAGTGGCTGATCCGCCTAGGCTCTATCATGACAAAGGATGCCGCGTCGGCCAACGACGCTTTTGTCAGTGAAGAGGAATTCCGTGAGTTTGTAGACCGAGCCAGTGAATCGGAGATGATTGAGGACAATGAGGCTGAGCTCATCCACAGCGTATTTGACCTCGGTGAAACAATGGTGCGTGCAGTCATGGTCCCGCGCATGGACATCGTCAGCATCAATCAAAACGATGCGTTGGACGATGCACTTGAAATCTTCCTTAACTCGGGTTATTCGCGGATTCCTGTCATAGGTGAGAGTGCAGATCACATCCTGGGCATCTTGTACCTGAAAGACGTTGTGGCCACCCTGCACCGGCTTGGGGACGAGGAAGCCCGCCCCTTGGTTGAACACCTGGCTCGCAGCGTCAGGTATGTCCCTGAGTCCAAACCTGTTGATGACCTGTTGAAGGAACTCCAACGAGAATCTACGCATGTAGCCATTGTGGTTGATGAGTATGGCGGTACTGCTGGCCTGGTGACGCTCGAGGATTTGATTGAGGAAATTGTTGGTGAAATCGCTGATGAATATGATCTCGTTTCGCCAGAGGTGGCGAACCTGGGAGACGGTAAGTACAGAATTAAGGCTCGCATGGCAGTTGATGAGTTTGGCGAACTGTTCGGCAAAGACATTGACGACGACGAAGTGGACACCGTGGGCGGGTTCCTGGCCAAACATCTGGGTAAGATCCCAACGCTAGGTAGCCGCGTAGAAGTAAACGGACTTCTTTTGGTTGCCGACAGGATGGAAGCTTCCCGTAATAGGGTCAGCCACGTCATTGCCAGCACCATTGAACCAGCCGAGAATGAGCGTACAGACAGCAGCAACCCCACCGAAGAGCACCACAGGAGCGAACATGAGTAA
- a CDS encoding M13-type metalloendopeptidase, producing MTHSGINLLNIDHSTRPQDDLFKHVNGLWLASEVIPDDRALTGSFITLRDESEAAVKAIIEHAGTEATNPDAENPILSAKIGALYSDFMDEAAIERAGASPLTEKLEAIHSAASITEIVRLMGELDRTGGSTLFGAYVNNDAGNPDRALLHLFQAGLGLPDESYYREEKFEPIRSAYISHVQAMLELAGVKDAAGKAPRIMALETEIAATHLDKVSLRDPQKTYNLKSFAETLELLPALETWLEALGVTPEQSADLVVATPGFFTGQNALLVEERRADWQAWLAMRTISSMAGYLSKDFVDTNFAFYGTTLSGTPAIRDRWKRGVALVEGVLGEAVGQLYVAQHFPESHKAHMEKLVANLIEAYRTSIVELRWMSEETKDRALEKLAAFTPKIGYPAKWRDYSKLEIVAGELLANVERSNAFELARQLAKIGAPIDREEWLMSPQTVNAYYNPTMNEVVFPAAILQPPFYDAEADDAANYGGIGAVIGHEIGHGFDDQGSQFDGTGALRNWWTDEDRAAFEKLTARLVQQYNKLSPTAAPQEFVNGELTLGENIGDLGGLAIGFKAYQLSLNGTASPVVDGLTGAQRFFFSWAECWRTKIRTEEAIRRLTIDPHSPGELRCNAVASNLDAFHEAFGTKTTDAMWLEPAQRVSIW from the coding sequence TTGACCCATTCCGGTATTAATCTCTTGAACATTGACCACAGCACAAGGCCACAGGATGATTTATTCAAGCATGTGAACGGTCTCTGGTTGGCCTCGGAGGTGATTCCCGACGACAGAGCACTGACCGGCTCCTTCATCACCTTGCGTGATGAATCCGAAGCTGCCGTCAAGGCAATCATCGAACACGCCGGCACCGAAGCCACCAACCCTGATGCAGAAAACCCGATACTTTCAGCCAAGATCGGGGCGCTGTACTCAGACTTTATGGATGAAGCGGCTATTGAGCGTGCAGGGGCTTCCCCCCTGACGGAAAAGCTTGAGGCAATCCACTCCGCAGCTAGTATCACCGAAATTGTGCGCCTAATGGGTGAGCTTGACCGAACTGGTGGCAGCACTCTGTTTGGCGCCTATGTCAATAACGACGCCGGAAATCCTGACCGGGCTTTGCTGCACCTTTTCCAGGCTGGGCTGGGACTGCCAGATGAGTCCTACTACCGTGAGGAAAAGTTCGAGCCTATCCGATCCGCCTATATCAGCCATGTCCAGGCCATGCTTGAACTGGCTGGTGTCAAGGATGCCGCTGGCAAGGCTCCCCGTATTATGGCGCTAGAAACAGAGATTGCCGCCACGCATCTGGACAAGGTCTCATTGCGGGATCCGCAAAAAACCTACAACCTTAAGAGTTTTGCGGAAACCTTGGAGTTGTTGCCTGCCCTGGAAACCTGGCTGGAAGCACTGGGTGTCACGCCCGAGCAGAGCGCAGACCTGGTGGTGGCAACTCCTGGGTTCTTCACCGGCCAGAATGCGCTACTGGTGGAAGAACGCCGTGCAGACTGGCAGGCATGGTTGGCCATGCGGACCATTTCAAGCATGGCAGGCTACCTATCCAAGGACTTTGTCGACACGAACTTTGCCTTCTACGGAACAACGCTCAGCGGAACTCCAGCCATCCGAGACCGGTGGAAACGCGGGGTTGCCTTGGTTGAGGGCGTACTTGGTGAGGCGGTGGGCCAACTCTACGTGGCCCAGCACTTCCCGGAGTCACACAAGGCACACATGGAAAAGCTCGTGGCCAACCTCATTGAGGCATACCGCACAAGCATCGTTGAATTGAGGTGGATGAGCGAAGAAACCAAGGATAGGGCGCTGGAGAAACTGGCTGCCTTCACCCCTAAAATCGGGTACCCCGCCAAATGGCGCGACTACTCCAAACTGGAGATAGTGGCTGGGGAATTACTGGCGAACGTTGAACGCAGCAATGCCTTTGAGCTGGCCCGCCAGCTGGCTAAGATCGGGGCCCCGATTGACCGGGAAGAGTGGTTAATGAGCCCTCAAACAGTCAATGCTTACTACAACCCCACCATGAATGAGGTGGTTTTCCCAGCAGCAATACTCCAACCGCCTTTCTACGACGCCGAAGCTGACGACGCTGCAAACTACGGTGGCATTGGGGCCGTGATCGGACATGAAATTGGCCACGGATTCGACGATCAGGGCTCCCAGTTCGACGGTACCGGTGCCTTAAGGAACTGGTGGACAGATGAGGACAGGGCAGCTTTTGAAAAGTTGACGGCCAGACTTGTTCAGCAGTACAACAAGCTCTCCCCCACGGCCGCCCCCCAGGAGTTTGTCAACGGCGAACTCACCCTCGGTGAGAATATTGGTGACCTTGGCGGTTTGGCCATTGGTTTCAAGGCCTACCAGCTCAGCCTGAACGGCACGGCGTCACCGGTTGTTGACGGACTGACAGGGGCTCAACGGTTCTTTTTCTCCTGGGCCGAATGCTGGCGCACCAAAATCCGAACAGAGGAAGCAATCCGACGCCTGACTATTGATCCGCACTCCCCCGGAGAATTGCGCTGCAATGCTGTGGCCAGCAACTTGGATGCCTTTCACGAGGCCTTTGGTACCAAAACAACAGATGCCATGTGGCTTGAACCTGCGCAACGCGTGAGTATTTGGTAG
- the era gene encoding GTPase Era, whose product MSKSKGTSGLIEAKAEGFRAGFAVLAGRPNAGKSTLTNALVGQKVAITSAKPQTTRHTIRGIVHSDAFQLVLVDTPGLHRPRTLLGKRLNDLVADTLSEVDVIGFCLPANEKIGPGDRYIAAQLGNVGNKPVVAIVTKTDTVDRQAVTDQLIAVEALGREVIGERGFAAVVPVSAVEDFQVQTLAAVFAEYLPLSPALYPDGELTDEPEAVMVAELIREAALEGVRDELPHSLAVVVEEIVAREGRTEDNPLLDVRVNLYVERSSQKAIIIGKGGARLREVGTNARKGIEALLGTKIYLDLHVKVAKDWQRDPKQLVKLGF is encoded by the coding sequence ATGAGTAAGTCAAAGGGCACGTCAGGCCTCATTGAAGCCAAGGCTGAGGGGTTCCGTGCCGGCTTTGCTGTTCTAGCTGGACGGCCCAACGCCGGGAAGTCAACACTGACAAATGCACTAGTAGGCCAGAAGGTAGCTATAACTTCGGCCAAACCGCAGACTACCCGGCACACCATCCGCGGTATTGTCCACAGTGATGCTTTCCAGCTGGTTTTAGTAGACACGCCTGGACTGCATAGGCCACGGACCCTGCTGGGAAAGCGCCTCAACGATCTCGTGGCCGACACGCTTTCAGAAGTTGATGTCATTGGGTTTTGCCTTCCGGCCAATGAGAAAATTGGTCCCGGGGACCGGTATATTGCAGCGCAGTTGGGAAACGTTGGCAACAAGCCTGTCGTGGCAATCGTGACTAAAACTGACACGGTCGATCGCCAAGCAGTCACAGATCAGCTGATTGCTGTTGAAGCGTTGGGCCGTGAGGTGATCGGTGAGAGAGGTTTCGCCGCCGTCGTCCCTGTCTCAGCAGTGGAGGACTTTCAAGTTCAGACTTTGGCCGCTGTCTTTGCCGAATATCTTCCGCTTTCTCCGGCACTTTATCCTGACGGTGAACTTACCGATGAGCCGGAAGCCGTCATGGTCGCCGAGCTCATCCGGGAGGCAGCCCTTGAGGGTGTACGCGATGAATTGCCACACTCTTTGGCCGTGGTTGTTGAGGAGATTGTGGCGCGTGAGGGACGCACGGAGGACAATCCGCTTCTTGATGTGCGCGTAAACCTCTATGTGGAGCGGTCTTCGCAAAAGGCGATCATTATTGGCAAGGGCGGCGCACGTTTGCGTGAAGTAGGCACTAACGCGCGGAAGGGTATCGAAGCCCTCCTAGGGACAAAAATTTATCTTGATCTTCATGTGAAGGTTGCCAAGGATTGGCAGAGAGATCCGAAGCAGCTTGTCAAGCTTGGGTTCTAG
- a CDS encoding isoprenyl transferase: protein MAIQRSTRSKSKPQVVAPWPHESGRSVPALPGELIPRHVAIVMDGNGRWANQRGLPRVEGHKAGEPALLDVMAGAIEMGIKYVSVYAFSTENWKRSPEEIRFLMGFNKDVLRRQRDQLDAWGVRIRWAGRKPKLWGSVIKELEEAQEHTKDNDVITLTMCVNYGGRAEIADAVSALASDVAAGRLSPRAVNEKTIQKYMYLPDVPDVDLFLRSSGEQRLSNFLLWQSAYAEFVFMNTLWPDVDRLILWEAVDEYARRDRRYGGAVDAAAANGNASAS, encoded by the coding sequence ATGGCTATCCAACGCAGTACTCGGAGCAAATCCAAACCCCAAGTTGTGGCACCGTGGCCGCATGAATCGGGGAGAAGCGTTCCGGCTTTACCCGGCGAACTGATTCCCAGACATGTTGCCATTGTCATGGACGGAAACGGGCGATGGGCCAATCAGCGCGGACTGCCCAGAGTGGAAGGTCATAAAGCAGGTGAGCCAGCGCTGCTTGACGTTATGGCCGGTGCCATCGAGATGGGTATTAAATACGTTAGCGTCTATGCTTTTTCCACCGAGAACTGGAAGCGATCGCCCGAAGAAATTCGTTTCTTAATGGGATTTAATAAGGATGTATTAAGACGTCAAAGGGATCAGTTGGACGCGTGGGGTGTACGTATTCGGTGGGCTGGGCGTAAGCCAAAACTTTGGGGCTCCGTTATTAAAGAGCTAGAAGAAGCGCAGGAGCACACAAAAGACAACGACGTCATAACTTTAACCATGTGTGTTAATTACGGGGGGCGAGCAGAAATTGCCGACGCTGTTTCGGCATTGGCCTCCGACGTTGCTGCCGGGCGTCTGAGCCCCAGGGCGGTGAATGAAAAGACAATCCAAAAATACATGTACCTTCCGGATGTTCCGGATGTTGACTTGTTCCTTCGCTCCAGCGGAGAGCAGAGGTTGTCCAATTTTTTGCTGTGGCAGTCAGCCTATGCAGAATTTGTGTTCATGAACACCCTGTGGCCGGATGTGGACCGTCTGATTCTGTGGGAAGCCGTGGATGAATACGCGCGCAGAGACCGCCGCTACGGTGGGGCCGTCGATGCAGCGGCGGCCAATGGAAACGCCTCTGCTTCCTGA
- the recO gene encoding DNA repair protein RecO, producing MSNHALRTYRDDAVVLRTHKLGEADRIITLLTHRHGQLRAVAKGVRRTSSKFGARLEPFMVADLQLVKGRSLDIVTQAVARASYGDAICANYDRYVVAAAMTETAERLTDVDGETSTSHYLLLVGALASLSRGAHAPELILDSYLLRAVSIGGWAPSFLDCARCGEPGPHGAFNAALGGAVCHDCRPPGSPAPAPETMALLAHLLSGNWPGADASMTIHRREAAGLVAGYVQWHLERTLRSLKLVERV from the coding sequence ATGTCCAATCATGCACTTCGCACCTATCGGGATGATGCTGTTGTGTTGCGCACCCATAAGTTGGGCGAAGCGGATAGGATCATCACTTTGCTGACCCACCGCCACGGTCAGCTGCGCGCAGTGGCTAAAGGAGTCCGACGCACCAGTAGCAAGTTTGGTGCACGATTGGAACCGTTCATGGTGGCCGATCTGCAATTGGTTAAGGGACGTTCCCTGGATATTGTGACTCAGGCAGTTGCCCGGGCCAGTTACGGTGACGCCATCTGCGCCAACTATGACCGTTATGTTGTTGCAGCAGCCATGACCGAAACTGCCGAACGACTCACAGATGTAGATGGCGAAACGTCAACCTCTCATTATCTGCTTCTGGTAGGTGCACTAGCGTCCCTGAGTCGTGGCGCGCATGCACCTGAGCTGATCCTTGACTCCTATCTGCTGCGGGCCGTCTCCATAGGAGGCTGGGCGCCAAGCTTCTTGGACTGCGCCCGCTGCGGGGAGCCAGGCCCGCACGGGGCCTTCAACGCTGCTTTGGGAGGGGCCGTTTGCCACGACTGCCGCCCACCAGGCTCTCCTGCCCCGGCGCCAGAAACAATGGCTCTGCTGGCACATCTATTGAGCGGGAACTGGCCCGGGGCGGACGCCTCAATGACCATCCACCGACGGGAAGCCGCTGGTTTGGTGGCCGGATATGTCCAGTGGCATCTGGAGCGTACTTTACGCTCCTTGAAACTTGTGGAGCGTGTATAA
- a CDS encoding alpha/beta hydrolase, which translates to MSVSEPHGLSDTQWVPDILGADYQNTTLLVPVRENTNTRSGGQPGEGARSSGSLSGATAAHTSEEPPLADTYRATLIRHKPAASLARDYEPNGHAVLFIHGWSDYFFNTGLAEFFTERGYFFYALDLHNHGRSLGSPEMGGYVGNLADYDAEILAAHALIARESMTNPGLPDPSREPAPGADSQHPVILMGHSTGGLIATLWAHHHPGLVSHLILNSPWLEIQGGAAIRRAASPLVQLADLRPLMRMRVPERSFYWRGISSAAYGEWNVDRNLRPPHAFPVRAGWMKAILAGQQEVAAGLKLPMPVLVLLAAKSMLGPVWSDLMLKADVVLDVRSLALRTLSLGNSVTLERIDGALHEVFLSSKPVREDGYARLERWLRGYVD; encoded by the coding sequence TGGAGCGGACTACCAGAACACCACGCTGCTGGTTCCCGTGCGCGAGAACACCAATACCCGATCCGGAGGACAACCCGGAGAGGGTGCGAGAAGTTCTGGCTCACTCTCCGGCGCCACCGCTGCCCATACAAGTGAGGAACCGCCTTTAGCGGACACCTATAGGGCCACTTTAATTCGGCATAAGCCAGCTGCAAGTCTTGCACGTGATTATGAACCGAATGGACATGCTGTGCTGTTCATCCATGGCTGGAGCGACTACTTCTTCAACACCGGGCTAGCCGAATTCTTCACGGAGCGTGGCTATTTTTTCTACGCCTTGGATCTCCACAACCATGGTCGCAGTCTGGGATCTCCGGAGATGGGCGGCTATGTTGGCAACCTTGCGGACTACGACGCTGAGATCCTTGCCGCGCATGCCCTCATCGCCAGGGAATCCATGACCAATCCGGGACTCCCTGACCCATCAAGAGAGCCCGCACCAGGGGCAGATTCACAGCACCCAGTGATCCTCATGGGCCACTCCACCGGTGGGTTGATTGCAACATTGTGGGCACACCACCACCCCGGCCTTGTCAGTCACCTGATACTCAACAGCCCGTGGCTGGAAATTCAGGGCGGTGCAGCCATCCGGCGCGCTGCAAGTCCGCTGGTGCAACTAGCCGACCTGCGCCCCCTCATGCGCATGCGCGTTCCCGAGCGGTCTTTTTACTGGCGAGGTATTAGTTCCGCCGCTTACGGGGAATGGAACGTGGACAGGAACTTGCGTCCACCTCATGCATTCCCAGTTCGGGCCGGGTGGATGAAAGCAATCTTGGCGGGACAGCAAGAAGTTGCCGCTGGTTTGAAACTGCCCATGCCAGTGCTGGTACTGCTCGCAGCCAAAAGCATGCTCGGTCCGGTCTGGAGCGATCTAATGCTTAAGGCAGACGTTGTTCTTGACGTGCGTTCGCTAGCCTTACGGACGCTTTCGTTGGGTAACAGTGTCACGCTGGAGAGAATCGACGGTGCCCTCCACGAGGTGTTTCTTTCGAGTAAACCTGTTCGTGAGGATGGATATGCTCGCCTGGAGCGGTGGCTGCGCGGCTACGTTGACTAA
- a CDS encoding LCP family protein: protein MGRRRAETGAVSAASTPRTRIHTVQKPLGRHFKISRRAPLWLRVTALALSAVLVLGLGTAGLLFYKLQSNVTTSPLNAGVGNKSSDKPQVEDTGSVQILILGTDTRAGANSEYGTADDSAGEGNSDVMLLMDISADNSRVSVTSFPRDLMVPIPACKPVGGGTVMPGAAVGQLNAALQAGPGCTVAAINDVTGLTIDHFMLADFTAVKELSNALGGVEVCVDHAVYDYNGSWLKLPKGESLVQGEQALAFLRTRHAFGDASDLERIKAQQYFLGSMVRKVKSEGTLLNLPKLYNLADVVTKNLTIDDGLANIPSMVTIANRLAKIDLANVAFVTVPYEPYAGDPNKVQLKEPQSGQFFAALRNDKSLTPATTAPAAAPTSEVAPTTDPVVPAYDKALQPVGIANASAVVGRPIELLQALTTAGFSNSYQLGEFPAEKESKVFYGSDMADVAADVATLFKLPASAVQSDPTISGVRVVVGTDWGSGTQFGSAVVPEDIVASTADKGGECLRVNPQFYAENYAQ, encoded by the coding sequence ATGGGGCGACGTCGTGCCGAAACGGGAGCAGTCAGCGCCGCCAGCACCCCTCGCACCAGGATCCATACTGTACAGAAACCACTTGGCAGACACTTCAAAATCTCCCGCCGGGCTCCCTTGTGGTTGAGAGTTACCGCTCTGGCGCTCTCGGCCGTGCTTGTTCTGGGTCTGGGAACTGCTGGCCTACTCTTTTATAAACTGCAGTCCAATGTCACCACCTCGCCCTTGAACGCCGGGGTTGGCAACAAATCCTCGGATAAGCCACAGGTTGAAGACACAGGATCGGTACAGATATTGATCCTTGGCACCGATACTCGTGCAGGTGCCAACAGTGAGTACGGCACCGCCGATGACTCCGCAGGTGAGGGTAACTCCGACGTCATGTTGCTGATGGACATCTCGGCAGATAACAGCAGAGTCTCCGTGACGAGTTTTCCTCGAGACTTGATGGTGCCCATACCCGCGTGTAAGCCGGTTGGTGGCGGCACCGTCATGCCGGGTGCCGCAGTAGGGCAGCTAAACGCAGCCCTGCAAGCCGGACCGGGGTGCACGGTAGCGGCCATCAATGACGTTACCGGATTGACCATTGACCACTTCATGTTGGCGGACTTTACCGCGGTAAAAGAACTCTCCAATGCCCTAGGTGGAGTTGAAGTGTGTGTTGATCATGCCGTGTATGACTACAACGGCTCGTGGCTTAAACTCCCAAAGGGTGAAAGCCTAGTCCAGGGCGAGCAGGCACTAGCATTCCTGCGCACCCGTCACGCATTTGGGGACGCCAGCGACCTTGAGCGCATCAAGGCTCAGCAGTACTTCCTGGGATCAATGGTCCGCAAAGTCAAAAGTGAAGGAACGCTGCTTAACCTGCCAAAGCTCTACAACCTAGCCGATGTTGTCACTAAGAATCTGACGATTGACGATGGGCTGGCAAATATTCCTTCGATGGTGACAATTGCCAACCGACTGGCCAAAATTGACCTCGCTAACGTCGCCTTTGTCACAGTGCCCTACGAACCCTATGCAGGGGATCCCAACAAGGTTCAGCTCAAGGAACCTCAGTCGGGGCAGTTCTTCGCTGCGCTACGGAACGACAAGTCACTAACCCCTGCCACCACTGCACCTGCGGCAGCTCCCACCTCGGAGGTTGCGCCCACAACGGATCCGGTTGTCCCCGCCTACGATAAGGCCCTGCAACCAGTGGGTATAGCCAACGCGTCAGCAGTAGTGGGCAGGCCAATAGAACTCCTCCAGGCTCTCACCACAGCAGGGTTTAGCAACTCTTATCAGTTGGGTGAATTTCCAGCTGAGAAAGAATCGAAAGTCTTTTATGGTTCTGACATGGCGGACGTGGCTGCCGACGTTGCCACATTGTTCAAACTTCCCGCATCAGCGGTTCAATCTGATCCCACCATCTCAGGGGTACGCGTAGTGGTTGGCACCGATTGGGGTTCTGGGACGCAGTTTGGCAGTGCTGTGGTGCCTGAGGATATCGTGGCCAGCACCGCGGACAAAGGTGGGGAATGCCTGAGGGTGAACCCTCAGTTCTATGCCGAGAATTACGCGCAGTAA